In Dysgonomonadaceae bacterium zrk40, one genomic interval encodes:
- a CDS encoding protein BatD: MLASNAPLSVAQVTFKATAPATVVEGEQFRLSYHLNKEGRDLRLPELKGLELLFGPSTSTSYSQSIINGKSTSEMSVTYTYILMASKAGSYTIPAASITVDRSNYQSNSLQIKVLPPDETVADSSPGGDRQPERASGSATVSERDAFIRAIVSKSNLYEQEGFTVTFRLYTTLNVVNFGKIQFPEFEGFMVEEIDLPVNKQLEMERYNGRNYYTADLRKTLLFPQRPGKITIPSGSLEMVFSVPSGKKVSSFFGPQEMMVDVKKALRTNPLDIDVKPLPEPKPVNYANAVGSFTLKPVLSKTETRANEAITLQLEISGTGNLKLIRNPEIPFPDNFEQYDPKVDNIVNATTNGLTGMRRIEYMVIPRYEGTYNIPPVEFTYFDPRSGSYKRLTTPEYQLNIAKGEPGSAPATAFVNRQDVKVEQDIRFLITGDPNYQRKDSFFVGSTGYWLWILLPLLLLITLYLIYRKQVRENANVVLMRNRKANKIAFKRLKKAEQYLRGQQRENFYEELLRALWGYFSDKLSIPVARLSRDNVETELRSYGISGQLTDRFLQILDSCEFARYAPSEGDAAMDKLYQDTLDAIGEMENRLKKSK, translated from the coding sequence ATGCTTGCCTCCAACGCCCCATTGAGTGTGGCGCAGGTTACTTTCAAGGCAACTGCCCCGGCTACAGTGGTTGAAGGGGAACAGTTCAGGCTTAGTTATCACCTCAACAAGGAGGGCCGTGATCTGCGACTGCCCGAACTAAAGGGATTAGAGTTGCTTTTCGGACCCAGCACCTCCACCAGTTACAGCCAAAGCATCATTAACGGGAAAAGCACATCTGAGATGTCGGTGACCTACACCTATATCCTGATGGCGAGTAAAGCTGGCAGCTACACCATCCCGGCTGCATCTATCACCGTGGATCGCAGTAACTATCAGTCGAACAGCCTGCAAATAAAAGTGTTGCCGCCTGATGAGACTGTGGCTGATTCTTCGCCAGGTGGTGATCGCCAACCGGAGAGAGCCAGCGGAAGTGCAACAGTTTCCGAGCGCGATGCCTTTATCAGGGCGATAGTTTCTAAGAGCAATCTGTATGAACAGGAGGGTTTCACCGTAACTTTTCGGTTGTACACTACCCTGAACGTGGTCAATTTCGGAAAGATCCAGTTTCCGGAGTTTGAGGGATTTATGGTGGAGGAGATCGATCTGCCGGTGAACAAACAGTTGGAGATGGAACGATACAACGGCAGAAACTACTATACCGCCGATTTGCGCAAGACACTACTTTTTCCACAACGTCCCGGAAAGATTACCATTCCCTCAGGCAGTCTGGAGATGGTCTTCTCGGTGCCTTCCGGTAAGAAGGTGTCCTCCTTCTTTGGTCCGCAGGAGATGATGGTGGATGTGAAGAAAGCATTGAGGACCAATCCGCTTGACATTGATGTGAAACCGCTGCCGGAGCCTAAACCGGTTAACTATGCCAATGCTGTGGGCAGCTTCACCCTGAAGCCTGTGCTCAGTAAAACAGAAACCAGGGCAAATGAGGCGATCACGCTGCAACTTGAGATATCGGGTACCGGTAATCTGAAGCTGATACGAAACCCTGAGATCCCTTTCCCTGATAATTTCGAACAGTACGACCCAAAGGTGGACAACATCGTTAACGCAACCACGAACGGTCTCACGGGGATGCGTCGGATTGAGTATATGGTCATTCCACGTTACGAGGGGACATACAACATCCCCCCTGTTGAATTCACCTACTTTGATCCCCGAAGTGGCAGTTACAAAAGATTGACCACTCCTGAATATCAATTGAATATTGCAAAAGGAGAACCCGGTTCTGCTCCTGCGACAGCTTTCGTGAACCGTCAGGATGTGAAGGTAGAACAGGATATTCGCTTCCTGATTACCGGTGACCCCAACTACCAGCGGAAAGACAGCTTCTTTGTCGGTTCAACAGGCTACTGGCTATGGATCCTACTCCCGCTGCTCCTGCTTATCACGTTGTACCTGATTTATCGCAAACAGGTACGAGAGAATGCCAATGTGGTGCTGATGCGTAACCGCAAAGCCAACAAGATCGCTTTTAAGCGACTGAAAAAAGCAGAGCAGTATCTCAGGGGGCAGCAGCGTGAAAACTTCTATGAAGAATTGCTGCGTGCCCTTTGGGGCTACTTCAGTGACAAGCTCTCCATACCGGTGGCACGTCTTTCGCGTGACAATGTGGAGACTGAGTTGAGGAGTTATGGTATCTCCGGGCAGCTTACAGACCGCTTCCTGCAAATCCTGGACAGTTGTGAATTTGCACGCTACGCACCTTCAGAAGGGGATGCTGCCATGGATAAACTTTATCAGGATACACTGGATGCAATTGGAGAAATGGAAAACAGATTAAAGAAATCAAAATGA
- a CDS encoding SH3 domain-containing protein: MCLPLTKISAQENIATPQQPLDSAATAMEQRSVSAVEEAAEAYRAGDFRKSIQQYELLVKEALARNSESATLYYNLGNAYFRDNQLAKAILNYERAYLLEPGNGDIRHNLRFAQNMTEDRIEHVGIFFLQDWFKSVRDLNSSNRWAVISLIFYLLFLSCVALFLFLRLLWARKTAFYSGILFLLLIIVTTSFAFSQKRERTQRNEAIVMVGAAAVNASPDMNSNRLFELHEGTKVSIRNSDGNWYEVEIANGSVGWTEQKNVEVI; encoded by the coding sequence ATGTGTCTACCCTTGACCAAGATATCTGCCCAGGAGAACATTGCCACACCACAGCAACCGCTTGATAGCGCTGCCACAGCAATGGAACAGAGATCTGTTTCTGCGGTGGAGGAAGCAGCAGAGGCATACAGGGCAGGAGATTTCCGCAAAAGCATTCAACAGTATGAATTGCTGGTGAAAGAGGCACTTGCCCGGAACAGTGAGTCGGCAACGCTGTACTACAACCTTGGGAATGCCTATTTCAGGGATAACCAATTGGCAAAAGCCATCCTGAATTATGAGCGGGCCTACCTTCTTGAACCCGGTAATGGCGACATTCGTCACAACCTACGTTTTGCACAAAACATGACGGAAGATCGTATTGAACATGTCGGTATCTTCTTCCTGCAAGATTGGTTCAAGTCGGTGAGAGACCTTAACAGCTCCAACCGTTGGGCAGTGATAAGTCTCATCTTCTATTTGCTGTTTCTCTCTTGTGTTGCCCTCTTCCTTTTCTTACGTTTATTATGGGCAAGAAAAACCGCATTTTACAGCGGTATTCTGTTTCTCCTGCTGATAATTGTTACCACCTCCTTCGCTTTCAGCCAGAAAAGAGAGCGTACGCAACGAAACGAAGCCATCGTAATGGTGGGTGCTGCAGCTGTGAACGCTTCTCCCGATATGAACAGCAACCGTCTGTTTGAACTGCACGAGGGGACGAAGGTGAGCATCAGAAATAGTGACGGGAACTGGTATGAGGTAGAAATTGCCAACGGCAGCGTTGGCTGGACAGAGCAAAAAAATGTGGAGGTAATTTGA
- a CDS encoding phosphatase PAP2 family protein: protein MKEAIENLIPLERDLFFLLNGSDSSFLDDWMWTVSGRFVWIPLFLAILFLFFYRTPRKQALLVTLFFILVFVLSDQLSSGFCKPFFERFRPTHHPDFKELVDIVNGYRGGRYGFISGHATNSFGLAVFLSLLFRHRGVTLAALSWALLNSYTRIYLGVHFISDIVAGMLAGSLLAFLLYRLMMLLLSRLPATQDLSAGTLYNRKQGNWLAMFILAYIFLLTLFSPLMASLPH, encoded by the coding sequence ATGAAAGAGGCAATCGAGAACTTAATACCCCTGGAAAGAGATCTCTTTTTTCTGTTGAACGGAAGTGACTCCTCCTTCCTGGATGACTGGATGTGGACCGTGAGCGGCCGTTTTGTCTGGATCCCGCTCTTTCTGGCAATTCTATTCCTCTTCTTTTACAGGACACCACGCAAGCAAGCGTTGCTTGTCACCCTCTTCTTCATCCTGGTGTTCGTGCTGAGTGATCAACTCTCATCTGGTTTCTGCAAGCCTTTTTTTGAGCGCTTTCGTCCCACACACCATCCCGATTTTAAAGAGCTTGTGGATATCGTCAACGGCTATCGTGGAGGCAGGTACGGATTCATCTCAGGACATGCCACCAACAGCTTCGGACTGGCCGTCTTCCTCTCACTGCTCTTTCGTCATCGTGGTGTAACGCTTGCAGCACTCAGCTGGGCGTTACTCAACAGCTACACCCGTATTTATCTGGGTGTACACTTCATCTCAGATATTGTGGCGGGTATGTTGGCCGGTTCATTGTTGGCTTTTCTGCTCTATCGGCTGATGATGCTTCTGTTAAGCCGACTGCCTGCAACTCAAGATCTGTCAGCCGGAACACTTTACAACAGAAAGCAGGGCAATTGGCTGGCTATGTTCATCCTTGCCTACATCTTTCTGTTGACTCTATTCAGCCCCCTGATGGCATCTCTGCCACACTGA
- a CDS encoding DNA-binding protein, translated as MARTITFNELRELKDKLPDGSIHQIAAELEMKPETVRNYFGGYNFKEGKSVGIHIEPGPNGGIVVLDDTTIFDKALKILGLESYPEPEHQPEVTEEEE; from the coding sequence ATGGCAAGAACAATTACCTTTAATGAGCTGAGAGAACTGAAAGACAAACTCCCTGATGGTAGTATCCACCAAATAGCCGCAGAACTGGAAATGAAACCCGAAACCGTGCGCAACTATTTTGGCGGATACAATTTTAAGGAAGGCAAAAGTGTGGGGATACATATTGAGCCGGGACCAAATGGTGGTATAGTTGTACTGGACGATACCACCATTTTCGACAAGGCCCTCAAGATCCTGGGGCTGGAAAGTTACCCCGAACCAGAACACCAACCCGAGGTGACAGAAGAGGAAGAGTAA
- a CDS encoding universal stress protein, with protein sequence MDKDHKNHEEKMVTVAIHTYEKAHILKTILESEGIPAVIHGVRMIEPVIPGNVRVRINESDLPRALRIIEELDFSEQDVKAIKKETKKEILVPVDFSDYSLTTCAFAFRLARDLECEVKLMHAFFTPFYPASVPFGDSFTIQPADKSIYLDVKSKTEKEMNHLVDKIKKQVETGILPDVPFQTLLVEGLPEEEIISYSKKFRPTAIVMGTRGRNAKEMDLIGSVTAEVMDGCHTPVFAIPEGTQVQGVAEMKHIVFLTNFQEREFKAFDIMMQFLKPYQVKIYLAHIAKKEDVWNEIKLSGIQKRFAELYPHLETEYRLIDQNMGLEESLESFVKEHQIDLISLSSSRRNIFARMFNPGIARRMLFHSDTPLLVIKGL encoded by the coding sequence ATGGATAAAGATCACAAAAATCACGAAGAGAAAATGGTCACTGTGGCCATTCATACCTATGAAAAAGCCCATATTCTGAAGACAATTCTAGAGTCGGAAGGGATCCCGGCTGTGATCCACGGTGTCAGGATGATTGAGCCGGTGATTCCCGGCAATGTGCGGGTGAGAATCAATGAGAGCGATTTGCCGCGTGCGCTGCGGATCATTGAAGAGCTCGATTTCAGCGAACAAGATGTCAAAGCGATAAAAAAGGAGACCAAAAAAGAGATTCTTGTTCCGGTCGATTTCTCCGATTATTCACTTACCACTTGTGCTTTTGCCTTTCGACTGGCCCGTGATCTCGAATGTGAGGTGAAGCTGATGCATGCCTTCTTCACTCCTTTTTATCCTGCATCTGTTCCTTTTGGTGACTCTTTCACCATACAACCGGCGGATAAAAGCATTTATCTGGATGTGAAGAGCAAAACGGAGAAAGAGATGAATCATCTGGTTGATAAGATCAAAAAGCAGGTTGAAACCGGTATTCTGCCGGATGTGCCGTTTCAGACACTCCTGGTAGAGGGTCTCCCTGAAGAGGAGATCATCTCATACTCTAAGAAGTTCAGACCTACAGCAATCGTCATGGGCACCCGGGGTCGAAATGCCAAAGAGATGGATCTGATTGGCAGTGTTACCGCTGAGGTGATGGATGGATGCCACACACCGGTATTCGCCATACCGGAAGGCACGCAGGTGCAAGGAGTGGCAGAGATGAAGCACATCGTCTTCCTGACTAATTTTCAGGAACGTGAGTTTAAGGCGTTCGATATCATGATGCAGTTTCTAAAACCCTATCAGGTGAAGATTTACCTGGCACACATCGCAAAAAAAGAGGATGTTTGGAACGAGATCAAGCTGTCAGGCATTCAGAAGCGGTTCGCTGAGCTATATCCCCACTTGGAGACAGAGTATCGCTTGATTGACCAGAACATGGGACTTGAGGAATCACTTGAGAGTTTTGTGAAAGAACATCAGATTGATTTGATTTCTCTTTCAAGCTCCCGGAGGAATATATTCGCACGAATGTTTAATCCCGGCATTGCACGTCGCATGTTGTTCCACTCCGACACTCCCTTGCTGGTGATTAAGGGGTTGTAA
- a CDS encoding OmpH family outer membrane protein, translating into MIALAPLAAVAQDVKIAYVNAQEIFSAMPELAGIETQLSTKQEEISKNGQALVDEFNKKAEEFDKNKATSDAVLQDQQQQLAQIQERYQVYLQNSQQEMQQMQQQLLEPVNKKIADAIKAVGDQNSYTFVFDVSTMQSPIVYVSPTAVNITPQVKSKLGIQ; encoded by the coding sequence ATGATTGCACTGGCCCCTCTGGCGGCCGTGGCACAGGATGTGAAAATCGCGTACGTAAACGCACAGGAGATCTTCTCCGCCATGCCGGAATTGGCCGGAATCGAAACCCAATTGAGCACAAAACAGGAAGAGATCTCCAAGAACGGTCAGGCTCTGGTAGATGAATTCAACAAGAAAGCGGAGGAGTTTGACAAGAACAAGGCCACATCCGACGCTGTACTGCAGGATCAGCAGCAGCAACTGGCCCAGATCCAGGAACGCTATCAGGTCTATCTGCAGAACAGCCAGCAGGAGATGCAGCAAATGCAACAACAGTTATTGGAACCGGTGAACAAGAAGATTGCCGATGCAATCAAAGCAGTAGGTGATCAAAACAGTTACACCTTTGTCTTTGATGTCTCCACCATGCAATCTCCCATTGTTTATGTGAGCCCTACAGCAGTAAACATCACCCCCCAGGTGAAAAGTAAACTGGGTATACAGTAA
- a CDS encoding OmpH family outer membrane protein codes for MKRVLLVFGLLMMISMGHSFAQKYALIDMEYILKRIPTYESANKQLEAMSEEWQAEVDKEVESVNAMYKKYQADIAFLAGSEKTKRENEIVAKENAIQELRNQYFGPQGALFEQQERLIKPIQDNIYEAIKELSTEQGYALVVDRASATSVIFASPSIDISDLVLARLGY; via the coding sequence ATGAAACGAGTATTATTGGTTTTCGGGCTATTGATGATGATCTCCATGGGACACAGTTTTGCACAGAAATATGCACTGATTGACATGGAATATATTCTCAAACGCATTCCCACCTACGAAAGCGCCAACAAGCAGTTGGAAGCCATGTCAGAAGAATGGCAAGCCGAAGTAGACAAAGAGGTGGAAAGCGTAAATGCCATGTACAAGAAATACCAGGCCGACATTGCTTTCCTGGCTGGCAGCGAGAAGACCAAACGGGAAAATGAGATCGTGGCCAAAGAGAATGCCATACAGGAACTCCGTAACCAGTACTTCGGGCCACAGGGAGCACTCTTCGAGCAACAAGAGCGACTCATCAAGCCAATCCAGGATAACATCTACGAGGCAATCAAAGAACTGTCCACTGAGCAGGGATATGCCCTTGTGGTGGATCGAGCCTCAGCCACATCGGTGATTTTCGCCTCGCCTTCAATCGATATCAGTGATCTGGTACTCGCCCGGTTAGGCTATTAA